One genomic window of Oncorhynchus kisutch isolate 150728-3 linkage group LG24, Okis_V2, whole genome shotgun sequence includes the following:
- the LOC109868977 gene encoding matrix metalloproteinase-23-like isoform X2 → MIGIRKDAHTQVLHLSRNKRYTLTPEKLKWDKFKLTYKLLSFPRNLMNASDTRRGIAKAFTMWSDVSPFSFREVPADQEADIKIGFYPINHTDCLQSYLHHCFDGITGELAHAFFPPTGEIHFDDHEYWILGNMRFSWKKGVWLTDLVHVAAHEIGHVLGLMHSLYPKAIMHLNATLTGRKLITQDEVWGLHRLYGCLDRLFICPAWARKGYCDSKRKLMQKHCPSSCDFCYEFPFPTVAPTPTPQRTKHKLVAEGKKLTFRCGKKIAAKAGKVYWYKDGEILEYSHPGYISLKDDHISIVANAINEGTYTCIVRKKNKVLTNYSWRVRVRF, encoded by the exons ATGATTGGGATTCGCAAAGATGCCCACACGCAGGTCCTCCACCTCTCCAGGAACAAGCGCTATACCCTCACCCCTGAGAAACTCAAATGGGACAAGTTCAAGCTCACTTACAA GCTGCTCTCTTTCCCAAGGAACCTGATGAATGCCAGTGACACGCGCCGTGGCATTGCCAAAGCCTTCACTATGTGGAGTGATGTCTCGCCCTTCAGCTTTAGAGAGGTGCCCGCTGACCAGGAGGCAGACATCAAGATAG GCTTCTACCCCATCAACCACACAGACTGTCTGCAGTCCTACTTGCACCACTGTTTCGACGGCATCACCGGCGAACTGGCACATGCTTTCTTCCCTCCGACGGGCGAGATCCACTTTGACGACCATGAGTATTGGATTCTGGGAAACATGCGCTTCAGCTGGAAAAAAG GGGTGTGGCTGACAGACTTGGTCCATGTAGCGGCTCACGAGATTGGCCACGTCTTGGGCCTCATGCACTCCCTGTACCCCAAGGCCATCATGCACCTGAACGCAACTCTAACGGGGCGCAAGCTCATCACACAGGACGAGGTGTGGGGCCTGCACCGACTCTATG GATGTTTGGATAGATTATTTATCTGTCCAGCCTGGGCGCGGAAAGGCTATTGCGACAGCAAGCGCAAGCTCATGCAGAAGCACTGCCCCTCGAGCTGTGATTTCTGTTACG AGTTCCCCTTCCCCactgtggcccccacccccaccccccaacgGACCAAACACAAGCTGGTGGCTGAGGGGAAGAAGCTCACCTTCCGATGTGGGAAGAAAATTGCAGCAAAGGCAGGCAAAGTATA CTGGTACAAGGACGGAGAGATTCTGGAGTACTCCCACCCTGGCTACATCTCCCTAAAAGACGACCACATCAGTATCGTGGCCAACGCCATCAACGAGGGCACATACACCTGCATCGTGAGGAAAAAGAACAAGGTCCTCACCAACTACTCCTGGAGGGTACGAGTGCGCTTCTGA
- the LOC109868978 gene encoding ubiA prenyltransferase domain-containing protein 1-like has product MAVGQKPSSAEKIVLAGLNGHSETRHTGLNDTLQNHSADQRSSGRARVRHDMRYKCAAYVLALRPWSFSASLTPVALGSALAYKLEGSVDLVILTVCAVAVLVVHGAGNLVNTYYDFSKGIDHKKSDDRTLVDEILAPQDVVMFGALLYSLGCLCATLLYFLSTLRMEHLALIYFGGLSSSFLYTGGIGLKYVALGDVVILITFGPLAVMFAHAVQVGYLSVLPLVYAVPLALNTEAILHSNNTRDMDSDKQAGIVTLAILIGPTLSYILFNLLLFVPYVLFCILATHYTISMALPLLTLPMAFPLERQFRSQCYSKIPQKTAKLNLLMGLFYVFGIILAPQGSLPLL; this is encoded by the exons ATGGCTGTGGGGCAGAAACCAAGCAGTGCAGAGAAAATTGTTTTGGCTGGATTGAATGGACATAGTGAGacaaggcacaccggtttgaatGACACTCTGCAGAATCACTCTGCCGACCAGCGAAGCTCGGGGAGGGCCAGAGTCAGACACGACATGAGGTACAAGTGTGCTGCTTATGTGCTGGCCCTGCGGCCGTGGAGTTTCAGCGCCTCCCTCACACCGGTGGCTCTGGGCAGTGCCCTGGCCTACAAGCTGGAGGGTTCTGTGGACTTGGTCATCCTCACGGTGTGTGCCGTGGCAGTGCTGGTGGTGCACGGGGCAGGGAATCTGGTTAACACTTACTATGACTTCTCCAAAGGGATTGACCACAAGAAGAGCGACGATAGGACTCTGGTGGATGAGATCCTGGCGCCGCAGGATGTGGTCATGTTCGGAGCGCTGCTCTACTCTCTGGGCTGCTTGTGTGCCACCCTGCTCTACTTTCTCTCCACGTTGAGGATGGAGCATCTGGCCCTTATTTATTTTGGAGGGCTCTCCAGCTCTTTTCTGTACACGGGAG GCATTGGTCTTAAGTATGTGGCACTGGGGGACGTGGTGATCCTGATCACGTTTGGCCCCCTGGCGGTCATGTTTGCCCACGCCGTGCAGGTGGGTTACCTGTCTGTCCTGCCTCTGGTCTACGCCGTCCCCCTGGCCCTCAACACAGAGGCTATCCTCCACAGCAACAATACCAGAGACATGGACTCTGACAAACAGGCGGGCATCGTCACTCTGGCCATTCTCATCGGGCCCACGTTGTCCTACATCCTCTTCAACCTCCTGCTGTTTGTCCCTTATGTGCTCTTCTGCATCCTTGCCACCCACTACACCATCAGCATGGCCCTGCCCCTGCTCACGTTGCCCATGGCCTTCCCCCTAGAGAGGCAGTTCCGCAGCCAGTGCTATTCCAAGATCCCCCAAAAGACAGCCAAGCTCAACCTCCTGATGGGACTTTTCTATGTCTTTGGGATCATTCTGGCACCTCAAGGCAGCTTACCGCTACTGTGA
- the LOC109868977 gene encoding matrix metalloproteinase-23-like isoform X1: protein MVCQTFRSLQRGDVSALLLAVAVLAILFEGMQETTAFPTWRIEEEVHTSGVLMIGIRKDAHTQVLHLSRNKRYTLTPEKLKWDKFKLTYKLLSFPRNLMNASDTRRGIAKAFTMWSDVSPFSFREVPADQEADIKIGFYPINHTDCLQSYLHHCFDGITGELAHAFFPPTGEIHFDDHEYWILGNMRFSWKKGVWLTDLVHVAAHEIGHVLGLMHSLYPKAIMHLNATLTGRKLITQDEVWGLHRLYGCLDRLFICPAWARKGYCDSKRKLMQKHCPSSCDFCYEFPFPTVAPTPTPQRTKHKLVAEGKKLTFRCGKKIAAKAGKVYWYKDGEILEYSHPGYISLKDDHISIVANAINEGTYTCIVRKKNKVLTNYSWRVRVRF from the exons ATGGTGTGTCAGACGTTCAGAAGTTTACAAAGAGGCGACGTCAGTGCTCTTCTGCTGGCTGTGGCGGTGCTTGCGATTCTGTTTGAAGGGATGCAAGAAACCACGGCATTTCCAACCTGGAGAATAGAG GAAGAAGTTCACACCTCTGGTGTGTTAATGATTGGGATTCGCAAAGATGCCCACACGCAGGTCCTCCACCTCTCCAGGAACAAGCGCTATACCCTCACCCCTGAGAAACTCAAATGGGACAAGTTCAAGCTCACTTACAA GCTGCTCTCTTTCCCAAGGAACCTGATGAATGCCAGTGACACGCGCCGTGGCATTGCCAAAGCCTTCACTATGTGGAGTGATGTCTCGCCCTTCAGCTTTAGAGAGGTGCCCGCTGACCAGGAGGCAGACATCAAGATAG GCTTCTACCCCATCAACCACACAGACTGTCTGCAGTCCTACTTGCACCACTGTTTCGACGGCATCACCGGCGAACTGGCACATGCTTTCTTCCCTCCGACGGGCGAGATCCACTTTGACGACCATGAGTATTGGATTCTGGGAAACATGCGCTTCAGCTGGAAAAAAG GGGTGTGGCTGACAGACTTGGTCCATGTAGCGGCTCACGAGATTGGCCACGTCTTGGGCCTCATGCACTCCCTGTACCCCAAGGCCATCATGCACCTGAACGCAACTCTAACGGGGCGCAAGCTCATCACACAGGACGAGGTGTGGGGCCTGCACCGACTCTATG GATGTTTGGATAGATTATTTATCTGTCCAGCCTGGGCGCGGAAAGGCTATTGCGACAGCAAGCGCAAGCTCATGCAGAAGCACTGCCCCTCGAGCTGTGATTTCTGTTACG AGTTCCCCTTCCCCactgtggcccccacccccaccccccaacgGACCAAACACAAGCTGGTGGCTGAGGGGAAGAAGCTCACCTTCCGATGTGGGAAGAAAATTGCAGCAAAGGCAGGCAAAGTATA CTGGTACAAGGACGGAGAGATTCTGGAGTACTCCCACCCTGGCTACATCTCCCTAAAAGACGACCACATCAGTATCGTGGCCAACGCCATCAACGAGGGCACATACACCTGCATCGTGAGGAAAAAGAACAAGGTCCTCACCAACTACTCCTGGAGGGTACGAGTGCGCTTCTGA